A stretch of Anaeromyxobacter dehalogenans 2CP-1 DNA encodes these proteins:
- a CDS encoding nucleotidyltransferase family protein, with protein sequence MTETAETLGFGGLVLAAGPSVRMGEPKQLLLWRGEPLVHRAARAAVEAGLWPVVVVVGACAEEVRAALAGLPVATVLNRDHAAGVSGSLRRGLARLGECAPSLAGAVILACDQPGVDAAHVAALAGALRVSGRPVAASTDGGALLVPALFSAALFPELRALDGDEGAERLLSRDPARVAPVPLAHGGCHVDTPEDWRRARLMGGAGS encoded by the coding sequence GTGACCGAGACCGCCGAGACGCTCGGATTCGGCGGGCTGGTCCTCGCCGCGGGGCCCTCGGTCCGCATGGGCGAGCCGAAGCAGCTGCTCCTCTGGCGCGGCGAGCCGCTCGTGCACCGGGCCGCGCGCGCGGCGGTCGAGGCCGGGCTGTGGCCGGTGGTGGTGGTGGTGGGCGCGTGCGCGGAGGAGGTCCGCGCCGCGCTCGCCGGGCTGCCGGTCGCGACCGTCCTGAACCGCGACCACGCGGCCGGCGTCTCGGGGTCGCTGCGGCGCGGCCTGGCCCGGCTCGGCGAGTGCGCGCCATCGCTCGCGGGCGCGGTGATCCTCGCCTGCGATCAGCCCGGCGTGGACGCCGCCCACGTGGCGGCGCTCGCGGGCGCGCTCCGTGTCAGCGGGCGGCCGGTGGCCGCCTCGACGGACGGCGGCGCGCTGCTCGTGCCCGCGCTGTTCTCCGCCGCGCTGTTCCCCGAGCTGCGCGCGCTCGACGGCGACGAGGGCGCGGAGCGGCTCCTGTCCCGCGATCCGGCCCGGGTCGCGCCGGTGCCGCTCGCGCACGGCGGCTGCCACGTGGACACGCCGGAGGACTGGCGGCGCGCCCGCCTCATGGGCGGCGCCGGCTCATAG
- a CDS encoding cupredoxin domain-containing protein: MNLWKLAPAALLALAAPALASAGEEGGCENCPAHKAHAEHGAKAVPAAATAVAGAVKKGVRTIPVTVTSDGFTPAEVKAKTGETVKLVVTRKVQRTCATEIVMKDFGVNQPLPLDQAVTVTVKPKAPGTYRFACGMDMIAGNLVVE; this comes from the coding sequence ATGAACCTGTGGAAGCTCGCCCCCGCCGCCCTGCTCGCCCTCGCCGCCCCCGCGCTCGCCTCCGCCGGCGAGGAGGGCGGGTGCGAGAACTGCCCGGCCCACAAGGCGCACGCCGAGCACGGCGCGAAGGCGGTGCCGGCCGCGGCCACCGCCGTCGCGGGCGCGGTGAAGAAGGGCGTCCGGACCATCCCGGTCACGGTGACGTCCGACGGCTTCACGCCCGCCGAGGTGAAGGCCAAGACCGGCGAGACCGTGAAGCTGGTGGTGACGCGCAAGGTGCAGCGCACCTGCGCCACCGAGATCGTGATGAAGGACTTCGGCGTGAACCAGCCGCTGCCGCTCGACCAGGCGGTGACGGTGACGGTGAAGCCGAAGGCGCCGGGCACGTACCGGTTCGCGTGCGGCATGGACATGATCGCCGGCAACCTGGTGGTCGAGTAG
- a CDS encoding transposase, with the protein MTAPRQILSGVTYHVTRRCAQRELLLRPSEMVNETFLYVLGVALRRYGLLLHGFCVLSNHFHLVVTDPGARLPAFEQYLDSLVARSLNAALGRWEAFWASGSYSAVTLATPEDVIDRLAYALANPVAAGLVPTASEWPGLWSSPERIGGEKFVARRPEHFFRPGGSMPESVELQLTLPPGFDDVQQFRECLAQALADREQLAAERMRAEGRSFLGVRRVLAQKPTARPASVAPRRGVRPRVGARDKWKRIEALGRLRSFLNEYREALKALRAGLRDVVFPNGTYWLRVAHGVRCAPG; encoded by the coding sequence ATGACCGCACCGCGCCAGATTCTCTCCGGAGTCACCTACCACGTCACGCGCCGCTGCGCGCAGCGTGAGCTGCTCCTCCGGCCCTCGGAGATGGTGAACGAGACGTTCCTGTACGTGCTCGGCGTCGCCCTCCGCCGGTACGGGCTGCTCCTGCACGGGTTCTGCGTGCTCTCGAACCACTTTCACCTGGTGGTGACCGACCCCGGCGCGCGCTTGCCCGCGTTCGAGCAGTACCTCGACTCGCTCGTGGCGCGGTCGCTGAACGCGGCGCTGGGCCGATGGGAGGCGTTCTGGGCGTCGGGGAGCTACAGCGCCGTGACGCTCGCGACGCCGGAAGACGTGATCGATCGGCTTGCATACGCGCTCGCAAACCCGGTGGCCGCGGGGCTGGTGCCGACGGCATCGGAGTGGCCCGGGCTCTGGTCGTCGCCCGAACGGATCGGTGGCGAGAAGTTCGTCGCGCGCCGGCCCGAGCACTTCTTCCGCCCCGGCGGCAGCATGCCGGAGTCCGTCGAGCTCCAGCTCACGCTTCCTCCCGGCTTCGACGACGTGCAGCAGTTCCGGGAGTGCCTCGCCCAGGCGCTCGCCGATCGCGAGCAGCTCGCCGCAGAGCGCATGCGGGCGGAGGGCCGGAGCTTCCTCGGAGTGCGCCGGGTGCTCGCGCAGAAGCCGACCGCCCGCCCGGCATCGGTGGCGCCGCGCCGCGGCGTCCGGCCGCGGGTGGGCGCGCGCGACAAGTGGAAGCGCATCGAGGCGCTCGGGCGGCTCAGGTCGTTCCTGAACGAGTACCGCGAGGCCTTGAAGGCGTTGCGCGCCGGGCTACGCGACGTGGTGTTCCCGAACGGCACGTACTGGCTGCGTGTGGCACATGGCGTGCGCTGCGCGCCCGGGTAG
- a CDS encoding spermidine synthase has product MQPWETVERARAPDGTALALARRGDEWVIRAAGHVLMSSRAHGSEEALAALALERCARPRAVLLGGVGLGFTLRALLDRLPPDAKVVVAELVPELAAWNRGPVADLAARPLDDPRVRLQLGDVLARIAEARGAYDAILLDVDNGPSALAHGANHRLYGEAGIRACRAALRQGGVLAVWSAGPDERYLARLERAGLDARAVTVPARGPATQGGGGGGVRHVVFLATAPAQGGGARRPGSPSRDGGAGRRPGPHARGARGR; this is encoded by the coding sequence ATGCAACCCTGGGAGACGGTCGAACGCGCCCGCGCGCCGGACGGCACCGCGCTCGCGCTCGCGCGCCGCGGGGACGAGTGGGTGATCCGCGCCGCGGGCCACGTGCTCATGTCCTCGCGCGCCCACGGCTCCGAGGAGGCGCTCGCCGCGCTGGCCCTCGAGCGCTGCGCCCGCCCGCGCGCGGTGCTGCTCGGCGGCGTGGGTCTCGGCTTCACCCTGCGTGCATTGCTCGACCGCCTGCCGCCCGACGCGAAGGTGGTCGTGGCCGAGCTGGTCCCGGAGCTCGCCGCCTGGAACCGCGGCCCGGTGGCGGACCTCGCGGCCCGGCCGCTCGACGACCCGCGCGTGCGCCTCCAGCTCGGCGACGTGCTCGCCCGCATCGCCGAGGCGCGCGGCGCCTACGACGCGATCCTCCTCGACGTGGACAACGGCCCGTCCGCGCTCGCGCACGGCGCCAACCACCGCCTCTACGGCGAGGCGGGGATCCGCGCCTGCCGCGCGGCGCTGCGCCAGGGCGGCGTGCTCGCGGTCTGGTCGGCCGGGCCGGACGAGCGGTACCTGGCGCGGCTCGAGCGCGCCGGCCTCGACGCCCGCGCGGTGACGGTCCCGGCGCGCGGCCCGGCCACGCAGGGCGGCGGCGGGGGCGGCGTGCGGCACGTGGTGTTCCTCGCGACCGCGCCGGCCCAGGGCGGCGGCGCACGCAGGCCCGGCTCACCGTCCCGCGACGGAGGCGCCGGACGCCGGCCCGGACCTCACGCCCGCGGCGCGCGCGGCCGCTGA
- a CDS encoding sensor histidine kinase, with the protein MMHATGTAKRLALGLGALVLLLAIASAAAIIGSARIHRGIAETMRREEGVRLSLELASAVRDQYAHQAHTIIIGDGSHLGFYAESRDTVLRLTRALRQAADRPEERSLVDRIEAESGRLDRIFRDSIVPAVLRGERQSVQEEHGRAQLVVTHIQDLTQELVSRFEAQIAQARAGADQAERRTLAVLVAILVAAPLVAAAVSLAIGRSIAVPVAQLQAGAARIAEGDLDTRIEVRGAPELVSLARRWNEMTAAVRDHQEQLVRSEKLAGIGRLAAGVAHEINNPLGVILGYAKLLRKKADGALAEDLAVVEEEALRAKHIVDGLLDLSRPLPPPSEQVDLRALAEDVVARLREARLLEGVSAEVEGEASAPGHAEKLRQVLVNLVRNAGEASGPGGRVAVRLRERDGVAELTVRDSGPGIPAAARGKMFEPFFTTKPRGTGLGLAVSRAIARAHGGELAVAAAAEGGACFALTLPTAPAAARRRAAGGAKP; encoded by the coding sequence ATGATGCACGCCACCGGTACCGCCAAGCGGCTCGCCCTCGGGCTCGGGGCGCTCGTGCTGTTGCTGGCGATCGCGTCCGCGGCGGCGATCATCGGCTCCGCCCGCATCCACCGCGGCATCGCCGAGACCATGCGGCGCGAGGAGGGCGTGCGCCTCTCCCTCGAGCTGGCGAGCGCGGTGCGCGACCAGTACGCGCACCAGGCGCACACCATCATCATCGGCGACGGCAGCCACCTCGGCTTCTACGCCGAGTCGCGCGACACGGTGCTGCGGCTCACCCGCGCGCTCCGGCAGGCGGCCGACCGCCCCGAGGAGCGCTCGCTCGTCGATCGCATCGAGGCGGAGAGCGGCCGCCTCGACCGCATCTTCCGCGACTCGATCGTGCCCGCGGTGCTCCGCGGCGAGCGCCAGAGCGTGCAGGAGGAGCACGGGCGGGCGCAGCTCGTGGTGACGCACATCCAGGACCTCACCCAGGAGCTGGTCTCGCGCTTCGAGGCGCAGATCGCGCAGGCGCGCGCCGGCGCCGACCAGGCCGAGCGGCGCACGCTCGCGGTGCTGGTCGCGATCCTGGTGGCGGCGCCGCTCGTGGCCGCGGCGGTGAGCCTCGCCATCGGACGGTCCATCGCGGTGCCGGTGGCGCAGCTCCAGGCGGGCGCGGCCCGGATCGCGGAGGGCGACCTCGACACGCGCATCGAGGTGCGCGGCGCGCCGGAGCTGGTGTCGCTGGCGCGGCGCTGGAACGAGATGACCGCGGCGGTGCGCGACCACCAGGAGCAGCTCGTCCGCTCGGAGAAGCTGGCCGGCATCGGCCGCCTCGCCGCCGGGGTGGCCCACGAGATCAACAACCCGCTCGGCGTGATCCTCGGCTACGCGAAGCTCCTGCGGAAGAAGGCCGACGGCGCGCTCGCCGAGGACCTGGCGGTGGTGGAGGAGGAGGCGCTCCGCGCCAAGCACATCGTGGACGGGCTGCTCGACCTCTCCCGGCCGCTCCCCCCGCCCTCGGAGCAGGTGGACCTGCGCGCGCTCGCGGAGGACGTGGTGGCGCGGCTGCGCGAGGCGCGGCTGCTGGAGGGCGTGTCGGCGGAGGTGGAGGGCGAGGCGAGCGCGCCCGGCCACGCCGAGAAGCTGCGACAGGTGCTCGTGAACCTGGTGCGGAACGCCGGTGAGGCCTCCGGGCCGGGCGGGCGCGTGGCGGTGCGGCTGCGCGAGCGGGACGGCGTGGCGGAGCTCACCGTGCGGGACTCCGGCCCGGGCATCCCCGCCGCGGCCCGCGGGAAGATGTTCGAGCCGTTCTTCACCACCAAGCCGCGCGGCACGGGCCTGGGGCTCGCGGTGTCGCGCGCCATCGCGCGCGCCCACGGCGGCGAGCTGGCGGTCGCGGCGGCGGCGGAGGGCGGCGCCTGCTTCGCGCTCACGCTGCCCACGGCGCCCGCGGCGGCCCGGCGGCGGGCCGCGGGAGGAGCGAAGCCATGA
- a CDS encoding ferredoxin reductase family protein, with protein MRAVRLQDLTRVGLWIALYVLLALYPLLWLAAVPAPGGGGDLRQELAAALGYLGLSIMAMQFLLTARFQWLAPPFGTDVVYAFHRHVTAVALLFLLLHPLVLLGPGLGGMAEWLVPWRAPGPVAAGVWSLYALLVLAVTSYGRRRLRLPYEAWRALHGVAATAAVLLGLWHAAAARRLLAGPVTRVMWIAWTLAWVALLLRVRIAKPLALRARPYRVREVRPERGDAVTLVLDPEGHEGFRFRAGQFAWLTLGASPFAAREHPFSISGSSQRAPRVELTVKALGDFTRRVQATRPGARAWVDGPYGTMSVDAFPDADGYLFVAGGIGIAPCLSMLRTLADRGDRRPHQLVFGTGRWERTPFREALAELATRLDLTVVHVLEHPPDGWTGEVGVVGEDVLRRHLPRGHRGCLVCGPPAMMDAVETALVRLGVPLRDIHSERFDLV; from the coding sequence GTGAGGGCGGTCCGCCTCCAGGACCTGACCCGGGTCGGCCTCTGGATCGCGCTCTACGTGCTGCTCGCGCTGTACCCGCTGCTCTGGCTCGCCGCGGTGCCGGCGCCCGGCGGCGGCGGCGATCTCCGGCAGGAGCTCGCCGCGGCGCTCGGGTACCTCGGCCTGTCCATCATGGCGATGCAGTTCCTGCTCACGGCGCGCTTCCAGTGGCTGGCGCCGCCGTTCGGGACCGACGTCGTCTACGCGTTCCACCGCCACGTGACCGCGGTCGCGCTCCTGTTCCTGCTGCTCCACCCGCTCGTCCTGCTCGGGCCGGGGCTGGGCGGCATGGCGGAGTGGCTCGTGCCCTGGCGCGCCCCGGGCCCGGTCGCCGCCGGGGTCTGGTCGCTGTACGCGCTCCTCGTCCTCGCGGTGACGTCCTACGGCCGGCGGCGCCTGCGCCTGCCGTACGAGGCCTGGCGCGCGCTGCACGGCGTCGCCGCGACGGCGGCGGTGCTGCTCGGCCTGTGGCACGCGGCCGCGGCCCGGCGGCTCCTCGCCGGCCCCGTCACCCGGGTGATGTGGATCGCCTGGACGCTGGCCTGGGTGGCGCTGCTGCTGCGCGTGCGGATCGCGAAGCCGCTCGCGCTCCGCGCCCGGCCCTACCGCGTCCGCGAGGTCCGGCCCGAGCGCGGCGACGCCGTGACGCTGGTGCTCGATCCCGAGGGCCACGAGGGCTTCCGCTTCCGCGCCGGCCAGTTCGCCTGGCTCACGCTGGGCGCCTCGCCGTTCGCGGCGCGCGAGCACCCGTTCTCGATCTCCGGCAGCTCGCAGCGCGCGCCGAGGGTGGAGCTCACCGTGAAGGCGCTCGGCGACTTCACCCGGCGCGTCCAGGCCACGCGGCCCGGCGCGCGCGCCTGGGTGGACGGGCCCTACGGCACGATGAGCGTGGACGCGTTCCCGGACGCGGACGGGTACCTGTTCGTCGCGGGCGGAATCGGCATCGCGCCCTGCCTGTCGATGCTGCGCACGCTCGCGGATCGCGGCGATCGCCGCCCGCACCAGCTCGTGTTCGGCACCGGCCGCTGGGAGCGGACCCCGTTTCGCGAGGCGCTCGCCGAGCTCGCCACCCGGCTCGACCTCACCGTGGTGCACGTGCTCGAGCACCCGCCGGATGGCTGGACGGGCGAGGTGGGCGTGGTGGGCGAGGACGTGCTGCGCCGCCACCTGCCGCGCGGGCACCGCGGCTGCCTCGTGTGCGGGCCGCCGGCGATGATGGACGCGGTGGAGACGGCGCTGGTGCGGCTCGGCGTCCCGCTCCGCGACATCCACTCCGAGCGGTTCGACCTGGTGTGA
- a CDS encoding 2-hydroxymuconate tautomerase family protein produces MPYVNIKITREGATAEQKATLIRKVTELLRDELGKNPSTTVVVIDEVDTDNWGIGGESVTVRRKRGS; encoded by the coding sequence ATGCCATACGTGAACATCAAGATCACCCGCGAGGGCGCGACCGCGGAGCAGAAGGCCACCCTCATCCGCAAGGTGACCGAGCTGCTCCGCGACGAGCTCGGGAAGAACCCGTCCACCACGGTCGTGGTCATCGACGAGGTGGACACGGACAACTGGGGCATCGGCGGGGAGTCGGTCACGGTCCGCCGCAAGCGCGGGAGCTGA
- a CDS encoding DUF1028 domain-containing protein, which yields MSHPPACRLVLALACALAAGAARGGTPREPVATFSIAGRDPTTGELGVAVASRFFAVGTVVPWARAGVGAVATQAFCNTSYGPRGLDLLAKGATPAEALEILLRSDPERDLRQVGIVSAGGASVTYTGKGTNAWAGGRSGPDYAIQGNILTGEAVVAAMERAFVAGKGSLADRLYAALAAGDAAGGDSRGRQSAALLVVKEGAGYGGFDDREIDVRVDDHPRPFEELKRLLDYAQMNAAWNEGWTAFRRKQFPAALAAQERAAARAPGNGEVLYDLAVIRLAAGQRPGALEALRRALEANPKLAAQARTDADLAALRGDAGFEKLVR from the coding sequence ATGTCCCACCCGCCCGCCTGCCGCCTCGTCCTCGCGCTCGCCTGCGCGCTCGCCGCCGGCGCCGCCCGCGGGGGCACGCCGCGCGAGCCCGTCGCCACGTTCTCCATCGCCGGGCGCGACCCGACGACCGGCGAGCTCGGGGTGGCGGTGGCCTCGCGCTTCTTCGCGGTGGGTACGGTGGTGCCGTGGGCCCGGGCCGGCGTCGGCGCGGTGGCCACGCAGGCCTTCTGCAACACGAGCTATGGCCCGCGCGGCCTCGACCTGCTCGCGAAGGGCGCCACGCCCGCCGAGGCGCTCGAGATCCTGCTGCGGTCGGATCCGGAGCGCGACCTGCGGCAGGTCGGCATCGTCTCGGCCGGCGGCGCCTCCGTGACGTACACCGGCAAGGGCACGAACGCGTGGGCGGGCGGGCGGAGCGGACCCGACTACGCGATCCAGGGAAACATCCTGACCGGCGAGGCGGTGGTGGCGGCGATGGAGCGCGCGTTCGTCGCGGGGAAGGGGTCGCTCGCCGATCGGCTGTACGCCGCGCTCGCGGCCGGCGACGCGGCCGGGGGCGACTCGCGCGGGCGGCAGTCGGCGGCCCTGCTGGTGGTGAAGGAGGGCGCCGGGTACGGCGGGTTCGACGATCGCGAGATCGACGTGCGGGTGGACGACCACCCGCGGCCGTTCGAGGAGCTGAAGCGGCTGCTCGACTACGCGCAGATGAACGCGGCGTGGAACGAGGGGTGGACCGCGTTCCGGCGCAAGCAGTTCCCGGCGGCGCTCGCCGCGCAGGAGCGCGCCGCCGCCCGGGCGCCCGGGAACGGGGAGGTGCTCTACGACCTCGCGGTCATCCGGCTCGCCGCGGGGCAGCGGCCCGGGGCGCTGGAGGCGCTGCGCCGGGCGCTCGAGGCGAACCCGAAGCTCGCCGCGCAGGCGCGCACCGACGCGGACCTGGCCGCCCTCCGCGGCGACGCGGGGTTCGAGAAGCTGGTCCGGTAG
- a CDS encoding YbfB/YjiJ family MFS transporter, with the protein MSAATRRAVAGALALAAAMGIGRFAYTALLPGVQHGLGFDDAAGGAIASANLVGYLAGVLWARRLAGSPRRGAALRLGPAATAVLTAAVTGVGSEAGWAAVRFGSGVASGLVFVLASAAALEVPPDHLPRPLPRPGVLYGGVGVGIALAAVVAALAPPGGGWRVPWWALGGAAAALAAPAWSVLSGPLANDSGSGGGVAAGRGRAPVGFGRLATAYFLEGLGYIVSGTFAVAAVRRTPGLEGLAPWTWALAGLAAAPSALLWAALGRRVGVRSALITAHLVQAAGMALPSLSSAAWAALAGAALFGGTFIGITTLTVAAAREIRPQALGRAVGTLTAIYGVGQIVGPLAAGAVAQRLGDPRPAVLGASAAVAIGALVLLIPSRASLASRTEPNA; encoded by the coding sequence GTGAGCGCCGCCACGCGCCGCGCGGTCGCCGGCGCGCTCGCCCTCGCCGCCGCGATGGGCATCGGACGGTTCGCGTACACGGCGCTGCTGCCCGGGGTGCAGCACGGGCTCGGGTTCGACGACGCCGCCGGCGGGGCCATCGCCTCGGCCAACCTGGTCGGCTACCTCGCGGGCGTGCTCTGGGCGCGGCGCCTGGCCGGGAGCCCGCGGCGGGGCGCGGCGCTGCGGCTCGGGCCCGCGGCGACCGCGGTGCTCACCGCGGCGGTGACCGGGGTCGGCTCGGAGGCGGGGTGGGCCGCGGTGCGCTTCGGCTCCGGCGTCGCGAGCGGGCTCGTGTTCGTGCTCGCATCCGCGGCGGCGCTGGAGGTCCCGCCCGACCATCTCCCCCGACCTCTCCCCCGACCCGGAGTACTTTACGGCGGGGTGGGCGTCGGGATCGCGCTGGCGGCGGTGGTCGCGGCGCTGGCGCCACCCGGCGGGGGCTGGCGCGTGCCGTGGTGGGCGCTGGGAGGCGCGGCGGCTGCCCTGGCGGCGCCGGCGTGGAGCGTCCTCTCCGGCCCCCTCGCGAACGACTCTGGGTCGGGGGGAGGCGTCGCGGCGGGAAGGGGCCGCGCGCCGGTCGGCTTCGGCCGGCTCGCGACCGCGTACTTCCTCGAGGGGCTGGGCTACATCGTGAGCGGCACGTTCGCCGTGGCGGCGGTCCGGCGAACCCCTGGGCTGGAGGGCCTGGCGCCGTGGACGTGGGCGTTGGCGGGCCTCGCGGCCGCGCCTTCTGCGCTCCTCTGGGCCGCGCTCGGGCGCCGGGTCGGGGTCCGGTCGGCGCTGATCACCGCGCACCTCGTCCAGGCGGCGGGCATGGCGCTCCCATCGCTGTCCTCCGCAGCGTGGGCCGCGCTCGCCGGCGCGGCGCTGTTCGGAGGAACGTTCATCGGGATCACCACGCTGACCGTGGCGGCCGCGCGCGAGATCCGCCCGCAGGCGCTGGGGCGCGCGGTGGGAACGCTCACCGCCATCTACGGGGTCGGGCAGATCGTCGGTCCGCTGGCAGCCGGAGCCGTCGCGCAGCGCTTGGGGGACCCGAGGCCCGCCGTCCTCGGCGCGTCCGCCGCCGTCGCCATCGGGGCCCTCGTCCTCCTCATCCCCTCGCGTGCATCGCTGGCGTCGAGAACGGAACCGAACGCGTGA
- a CDS encoding DUF456 domain-containing protein, whose translation MEILLYALGAAALVAGVAGVVLPVLPGSLLLVAGAVLVAWAGDFQRVGWGTVAVAAVLSVAIWAVDWLASVLGAKAFGASGWAVAGAGVGLLVGFFLGLPGIVLGPAVGAIAFEYARNPDVKRALKAGVGAFLGFVLGSAVKVALAFAVVGAVALALIW comes from the coding sequence ATGGAGATCCTGCTCTACGCGCTCGGCGCCGCCGCGCTCGTCGCCGGGGTGGCCGGCGTGGTCCTGCCGGTGCTGCCGGGATCGCTGCTGCTCGTGGCGGGCGCCGTGCTGGTGGCGTGGGCCGGGGACTTCCAGCGCGTGGGCTGGGGCACCGTGGCCGTCGCGGCGGTGCTCTCGGTCGCGATCTGGGCGGTGGACTGGCTCGCGAGCGTGCTCGGCGCGAAGGCGTTCGGCGCGTCCGGCTGGGCCGTGGCGGGCGCGGGCGTGGGGCTGCTGGTGGGGTTCTTCCTCGGGCTGCCCGGGATCGTGCTCGGGCCCGCGGTGGGCGCGATCGCGTTCGAGTACGCGCGGAACCCCGACGTGAAGCGGGCGCTCAAGGCGGGCGTGGGCGCGTTCCTCGGGTTCGTGCTGGGGAGCGCCGTGAAGGTGGCGCTCGCGTTCGCCGTGGTCGGCGCGGTGGCGCTGGCGCTGATCTGGTAG
- a CDS encoding fibronectin type III, translated as MFGSRVAVLASVLAAALACERAAPRPGPSPASVAPAAAPRAPDPPRDLDARAVTDRHVVLRWKPGAGATDGAAYEVLVGDRVLHAEAPPLDDRQVGPARAYCYAVRAVDAAGNRSPASPAACVRTPDLVAPTPPGAPGASALGTESAMVSWSPSHDDVAVAGYELLRDGHVVARAGAAATDAVEAGLVPGREHCWSVRARDAAGNASAAAGPVCARTSDASRAGRLGAPRP; from the coding sequence ATGTTCGGCTCGCGTGTCGCCGTCCTCGCGTCCGTGCTCGCCGCCGCGCTCGCCTGCGAGCGCGCCGCGCCGCGGCCCGGCCCATCGCCGGCCTCGGTGGCGCCCGCCGCCGCGCCGCGCGCGCCCGACCCGCCCCGCGACCTCGACGCACGCGCCGTCACCGACCGTCACGTGGTGCTGCGCTGGAAGCCGGGCGCCGGCGCGACGGATGGCGCCGCGTACGAGGTGCTGGTGGGCGACCGCGTGCTCCACGCGGAGGCGCCGCCGCTCGACGACCGCCAGGTGGGCCCCGCCCGCGCCTACTGCTACGCCGTTCGCGCGGTGGACGCCGCCGGGAACCGCTCGCCGGCGTCGCCGGCGGCGTGCGTGCGGACGCCGGACCTGGTCGCGCCCACCCCTCCCGGCGCGCCCGGCGCGAGCGCCCTGGGAACGGAGAGCGCGATGGTCTCCTGGTCGCCGTCGCACGACGACGTGGCGGTCGCGGGCTACGAGCTCCTGCGCGACGGGCACGTGGTGGCGCGCGCGGGCGCCGCCGCGACGGACGCGGTGGAGGCGGGGCTCGTGCCGGGGCGGGAGCACTGCTGGTCCGTCCGCGCCCGCGACGCCGCCGGCAATGCGTCGGCCGCGGCGGGCCCGGTGTGCGCGCGCACCTCGGACGCGTCGCGGGCCGGCCGGCTCGGCGCGCCCCGGCCGTAG
- a CDS encoding sigma-54-dependent transcriptional regulator — protein sequence MTGGPVRVLVADDKENMRKLLAKILADGYAVEEAEDGARALSLVATRPYDVVVTDIRMPGADGFELLGAVKARAPDTEVVMMTGYATIADAVRAMRMGAFDYLEKPFDPDAALAVVARAAEHKRLADAARRDDASGGEPSSFHNLVGRSARMRAVYGLLDKAAGLDITVLLLGETGTGKELAARAIHYHSARRERRFVPVNCGALPAELVESELFGHARGAFTGAAAAKAGLFEEAQGGSLFLDEVGELPLPAQVKLNRALQEREIRRVGDTQPLKVDVRVIAATHRDLREEVRAGRFREDLFYRLHVFPVTLPPLRERAEDVPLLAQHFLAKHARALRRELAGGFDPEALRRLAGYPWPGNVRELENAVERAVAVSSGDRVRVADLPAEVAGAAPAGPEPADLAKLPYKEAVAEARDRTSREYLVALLAEFGGNVTRAAERAGMERESLHRLLRRYGLRSDDFK from the coding sequence ATGACGGGCGGGCCGGTGCGCGTGCTGGTGGCGGACGACAAGGAGAACATGCGCAAGCTGCTCGCGAAGATCCTCGCGGACGGCTACGCGGTGGAGGAGGCCGAGGACGGCGCCCGCGCGCTCTCCCTCGTCGCCACGCGTCCGTACGACGTGGTCGTCACCGACATCCGCATGCCGGGCGCGGACGGGTTCGAGCTGCTCGGCGCGGTGAAGGCGCGCGCGCCCGACACCGAGGTGGTGATGATGACCGGCTACGCCACCATCGCCGACGCGGTGCGGGCCATGCGCATGGGCGCGTTCGACTACCTCGAGAAGCCGTTCGACCCCGACGCGGCGCTGGCCGTGGTGGCGCGCGCGGCCGAGCACAAGCGCCTCGCCGACGCCGCCCGGCGCGACGACGCCTCCGGCGGCGAGCCGTCCTCCTTCCACAACCTGGTGGGCCGCAGCGCGCGCATGCGCGCCGTCTACGGGCTCCTCGACAAGGCGGCCGGGCTCGACATCACCGTCCTGCTGCTGGGCGAGACCGGCACCGGCAAGGAGCTGGCGGCCCGCGCCATCCACTACCACTCGGCCCGGCGCGAGCGGCGCTTCGTGCCGGTGAACTGCGGGGCGCTCCCGGCGGAGCTGGTGGAGAGCGAGCTGTTCGGGCACGCGCGCGGCGCGTTCACCGGCGCCGCCGCGGCGAAGGCCGGCCTGTTCGAGGAGGCGCAGGGCGGGTCGCTGTTCCTCGACGAGGTGGGCGAGCTGCCGCTCCCGGCCCAGGTGAAGCTGAACCGCGCGCTGCAGGAGCGGGAGATCCGGCGGGTGGGCGACACGCAGCCGCTCAAGGTGGACGTGCGCGTCATCGCCGCCACGCACCGCGATCTCCGCGAGGAGGTGCGGGCCGGCCGCTTCCGCGAGGACCTGTTCTACCGGCTGCACGTGTTCCCGGTGACGCTCCCGCCGCTCCGCGAGCGGGCCGAGGACGTGCCGCTGCTCGCGCAGCACTTCCTCGCGAAGCACGCGCGCGCGCTCCGGCGCGAGCTGGCCGGCGGGTTCGACCCGGAGGCGCTCCGGCGCCTGGCGGGCTATCCGTGGCCCGGCAACGTGCGCGAGCTCGAGAACGCGGTCGAGCGGGCGGTGGCGGTCTCGTCGGGCGACCGCGTCCGCGTCGCCGACCTCCCGGCCGAGGTGGCCGGCGCGGCGCCGGCCGGGCCGGAGCCGGCGGATCTCGCGAAGCTCCCGTACAAGGAGGCGGTGGCGGAGGCGCGCGACCGCACCTCGCGCGAGTACCTGGTGGCGCTGCTGGCCGAGTTCGGCGGCAACGTGACCCGCGCCGCCGAGCGCGCCGGCATGGAGCGCGAGAGCCTCCACCGGCTGCTGCGCCGGTACGGGCTCCGCTCCGACGACTTCAAGTAG